The proteins below come from a single Pichia kudriavzevii chromosome 2, complete sequence genomic window:
- a CDS encoding uncharacterized protein (PKUD0B06440; similar to Saccharomyces cerevisiae YBR208C (DUR1,2); ancestral locus Anc_8.520) — MNTIGWSVSDWVSFNRETTPDESFNTLKALVDYIKSTPNDPAWISIISEENLNHQWNILQSKSNKPSLKLYGVPIAVKDNIDALGFPTTAACPSFSYMPTSDSTIVSLLRDQGAIIIGKTNLDQFATGLVGTRSPYGITPCVFSDKHVSGGSSAGSASVVARGLVPIALGTDTAGSGRVPAALNNIIGLKPTVGAFSTNGVVPACKSLDCPSIFSLNLNDAQLVFNICAKPDLTNCEYSREGPQNYKRKFTGKVKIAIPIDFNGLWFNDEENPKIFNDAIENFKKLNVEIVPIDFNPLLELAKCLYEGPWVSERYSAVKSFYKSNPKKEDLDPIVTKIIENGANYDASTAFEYEYKRRGILNKVKLLIKDIDALLIPTCPLNPTIEQVLKEPIKVNSIQGTWTNFCNLADFAALALPNGFRNDGLPNGFTLLGRAFEDYALLSLAKDYFNAKYPKHDRSIGNIKDKTSGVEDLLDNSLPQPNLNSSIKLAVVGAHLEGLPLYWQLEKVQAYKLETTKTSSNYKLYALPNSNKNSIMKPGLRRISSSNEVGGSQIEVEVYSIPLENFGDFISMVPQPLGIGSVELESGEWVKSFICEECGYKENGSIEITHFGGWRNYLKHLNLNSRLEKSKKPFKKVLVANRGEIAVRIIKTLKKLNIISVAVYSDPDKYSDHVLLADEAYPLNGISASETYINIEKMLKVIKLSKAEAVIPGYGFLSENADFADKLIEEGIVWVGPSGDTIRKLGLKHSAREIAKNAGVPLVPGSNLINDSLEAKEIAQKLEYPIMIKSTAGGGGIGLQKVDSEDDIERVFETVQHQGKSYFGDSGVFLERFVENSRHVEIQIFGDGNGNAIAIGERDCSLQRRNQKVIEETPAPNLPEITRKKMRKAAEQLASSMNYKCAGTVEFIYDEKRDEFYFLEVNTRLQVEHPITEMVTGLDLVEWMLFIAADMPPDFNQVIPVEGASMEARLYAENPVKDFKPSPGQLIEVKFPEFARVDTWVKTGTIISSEYDPTLAKIIVHGKDRIDALNKLRKALNETVIYGCITNIDYLRSIANSKMFEDAKMHTKILDTFDYKPNAFEILSPGAYTTVQDYPGRVGYWRIGVPPSGPMDSYSFRLANRIVGNHYKSPAIEITLNGPSILFHHETVIAITGGEVPVTLNDERVNMYEPINIKRGDKLVIGKLTIGCRSYLSIRGGIDVTEYLGSRSTFALGNLGGYNGRVLKMGDVLFLSQPGLSSNKLPEPISKPQIAPTSVIPQISTTKEWTVGVTCGPHGSPDFFTAESIKDFFSNPWKVHYNSNRFGVRLIGPKPKWARNDGGEGGLHPSNAHDYVYSLGAINFTGDEPVILTCDGPSLGGFVCQAVVADAEMWKIGQVKPGDSINFVPISFDQAIELKQQQNSLIESLSGEYNSIAIAKPLSEPEDPVLAVYQANDHSPKITYRQAGDRYVLVEYGENIMDLNYSYRVHKLIEMVESHKTIGIIEMSQGVRSVLIEYDGFEIHQKVLVKTLLSYEAEVAFTNKWSVPSRVIRLPMAFEDRQTLDAVKRYQETIRSDAPWLPNNVDFIANINGIERSEVKDMLYSARFLVLGLGDVFLGAPCAVPLDPRQRFLGTKYNPSRTFTPNGTVGIGGMYMCIYTMESPGGYQLVGRTIPIWDKLSLGEYTKKYNNGKPWLLTPFDQVSFYPVTEEELEVMVEDSKHGRFEVDIIESVFDHTKYLSWITENSDSIEEFQRQQDGEKLQEFKRLIQVANEDLAKSGTKIVETEEKFPENAELIYSEYSGRFWKSLVNVGDEVKKGQGLVVIEAMKTEMVVNATKDGKVLKIVHGNGDMVDAGDLVVVIA, encoded by the coding sequence ATGAACACTATTGGCTGGTCTGTCTCCGACTGGGTTTCGTTCAACAGAGAAACAACCCCAGACGAATCCTTTAATACCCTCAAGGCTTTGGTTGATTATATCAAATCAACTCCAAATGATCCTGCTTGGATTTCTATTATATCAgaagaaaatttaaatCATCAATGGAATATCTTACAATCAAAATCGAATAAACCATCCTTAAAATTATATGGTGTTCCAATTGCCGTTAAAGATAATATTGATGCATTGGGGTTCCCAACAACAGCAGCTTGTCCATCTTTTTCTTATATGCCAACTTCTGATTCTACAATTGTATCTTTATTGAGAGATCAAGGTGCAATAATTATTGGTAAGACAAACTTGGATCAATTTGCTACTGGTTTAGTTGGTACTAGATCCCCCTATGGTATAACACCTTGTGTTTTCTCTGATAAACATGTATCTGGAGGTTCTTCAGCAGGTTCAGCATCAGTTGTTGCTAGAGGTTTAGTTCCAATTGCATTGGGTACTGATACTGCTGGTTCTGGTAGAGTTCCTGCTGCATTGAATAATATCATTGGTTTGAAACCAACTGTTGGAGCTTTCTCAACAAATGGTGTTGTTCCAGCTTGTAAATCACTTGATTgtccttcaattttttctttgaatttaaaTGACGCCCAATTGGTTTTTAATATTTGTGCAAAACCAGATTTAACAAATTGTGAATATTCCAGAGAAGGTCCTCAAAATTATAAGAGAAAATTTACTGGTAAAGTCAAAATTGCTATAccaattgatttcaatggTCTTTGGTTTAATGATGAGGAAAATCctaaaattttcaatgatgcaattgaaaattttaaaaaattgaatgttgaaattgttccaattgatttcaacCCTTTATTAGAATTGGCTAAATGTTTATATGAAGGTCCTTGGGTATCTGAAAGATATTCTGCTGTTAAATCTTTCTATAAAAGTAATCCAAAGAAGGAAGATTTAGATCCAATTGTTAcaaaaatcattgaaaatggtgcAAATTATGATGCTTCAACAGCTTTTGAATATGAATATAAGAGAAGGGGGATCTTAAATAAGGTCAAATTGTTAATCAAAGATATAGATGCATTATTAATACCAACTTGTCCTCTTAATCCAACTATTGAACAAGTTCTTAAAGAACCAATTAAAGTGAATTCTATTCAAGGTACTTGGACTAATTTTTGTAATTTGGCTGATTTTGCAGCTTTGGCCTTACCAAATGGATTTAGAAATGATGGTCTACCAAATGGATTTACTCTTTTAGGTAGAGCCTTTGAAGATTATGCCTTATTATCTCTTGCTAAAGATTATTTTAATGCtaaatatccaaaacatGATCGTTCAATTGGTAATATTAAAGATAAAACTTCTGGTGTTGAAGATTTACTTGATAATTCATTACCTCAACCAAATTTAAATTCTAGTATTAAATTGGCAGTCGTTGGTGCTCATTTGGAAGGTTTACCATTATATTGGCAATTGGAGAAGGTTCAAGCATACAAATTAGAAACAACTAAAACCTCTTCAAATTATAAATTATATGCATtaccaaattcaaataaaaattcTATTATGAAACCTGGTTTAAGGAGAATCTCATCTTCTAATGAAGTTGGTGGTTCtcaaattgaagttgaagtttaTTCCATTCCATTGGAAaattttggtgattttaTTTCCATGGTCCCGCAACCTTTAGGTATTGGATCAGTGGAATTAGAATCTGGAGAATGGGTCAAATCTTTTATCTGTGAAGAATGTGgttataaagaaaatggtaGTATTGAAATCACACATTTTGGTGGTTGGAGAAACTATTTAAagcatttgaatttgaattcgAGAttagagaaatcaaagaaaccTTTTAAAAAAGTTTTGGTTGCCAATAGAGGTGAGATTGCAGTCCGTATTATTAAAACTTTAAAGAAGTTAAATATAATTTCTGTTGCAGTTTATTCTGATCCTGATAAATATTCGGATCATGTTTTACTTGCCGATGAAGCTTATCCATTGAATGGTATTTCAGCTTCGGAAACTTATATCAATATTgagaagatgttgaaagttatcaaactttcaaaagCTGAAGCTGTTATACCAGGTTATGGCTTCTTATCTGAGAATGCAGATTTTGCTGATAAATTAATAGAAGAAGGTATAGTTTGGGTTGGGCCATCCGGTGATACTATTAGAAAATTAGGATTGAAACATTCTGCTAGagaaattgcaaagaaTGCCGGTGTTCCATTAGTTCCTGGCTCTAATTTGATAAATGACTCACTGGAAGCGAAGGAAATTGCCCAAAAATTGGAATATCCAATTATGATTAAATCAACAGCcggtggtggtggtattgGTCTACAGAAGGTTGATTCCGAGGATGACATTGAAAGGGTCTTTGAAACTGTTCAACATCAGGGTAAATCTTATTTTGGAGATTCTGGTGTTTTCTTGGAAAGATTTGTTGAGAATTCTAGACATGTTGAAATCCAAATATTTGGTGATGGTAATGGTAATGCAATAGCAATTGGTGAAAGAGATTGTTCATTACAAaggagaaatcaaaaggttattgaagaaactcCAGCACCTAATCTACCTGAGATCAcaaggaagaaaatgagaaaagCAGCCGAACAATTGGCTTCTTCAATGAACTATAAATGTGCAGGTActgttgaatttatttatgATGAAAAAAGGGATGAATTCTATTTCTTGGAAGTTAATACAAGATTACAAGTTGAACATCCGATTACTGAAATGGTCACAGGTTTAGATTTGGTCGAATGGATGTTATTTATTGCTGCTGATATGCCACCTGATTTCAATCAAGTAATTCCAGTTGAAGGTGCTTCAATGGAGGCTAGATTGTATGCTGAGAATCCAGTTAAAGACTTCAAACCTTCGCCAGGCCAATTGATTGAGGTCAAGTTCCCTGAATTTGCGAGAGTTGATACATGGGTTAAAACAGGTACCATTATATCTTCAGAATATGATCCAACTTTGGCTAAGATCATCGTTCACGGTAAAGACAGAATTGATgcattgaataaattgAGGAAAGCTTTAAATGAAACCGTCATTTATGGTTGTATTACGAATATCGATTATTTGAGAAGTATTGCAAACTCGAAAATGTTTGAAGATGCAAAGATGCATACCAAAATTCTAGATACATTTGACTATAAACCAAATGCGTTCGAAATCTTATCACCAGGTGCTTACACCACTGTTCAAGATTATCCTGGTAGAGTTGGATATTGGAGAATTGGTGTTCCACCTTCAGGTCCAATGGATTCTTATTCATTCCGTTTAGCTAATAGAATCGTTGGTAACCACTACAAATCGCCTGCAATTGAAATCACCTTGAATGGCCCTTCGATTCTATTCCATCATGAAACTGTTATTGCAATTACGGGTGGTGAAGTTCCAGTTACACTGAATGATGAAAGAGTTAACATGTACGAACCTATCAATATTAAACGCGGCGACAAATTAGTCATTGGCAAATTAACAATTGGCTGTAGGTCCTATTTGTCTATTAGAGGTGGAATTGACGTTACCGAATACTTGGGTTCAAGATCCACGTTTGCACTAGGCAATTTGGGTGGTTATAATGGTAGAGTCTTGAAGATGGGCGATGTTCTATTTTTGAGTCAACCTGGTTTATCTTCGAATAAATTACCTGAGCCAATCAGTAAGCCTCAAATTGCACCAACTTCAGTTATCCCCCAAATATCTACTACTAAAGAATGGACAGTTGGTGTCACATGTGGTCCTCATGGGTCACCTGATTTTTTCACTGCCGAATCAATCAAAGacttcttctccaatcCCTGGAAAGTTCATTATAATTCAAACAGATTTGGTGTCAGATTGATTGGcccaaaaccaaaatggGCTAGAAATGATGGTGGGGAAGGTGGATTACATCCATCCAATGCTCATGATTATGTCTATTCATTAGGCGCCATCAATTTCACTGGTGATGAGCCAGTTATTTTGACATGTGATGGTCCTTCGCTTGGTGGTTTTGTTTGCCAAGCTGTTGTAGCGGATGCTGAAATGTGGAAAATCGGTCAAGTCAAACCAGGAGATTCCATCAATTTTGTTCCAATCAGTTTTGATCAAGCAATAGAATTGAAGCAACAACAGAACTCCCTCATTGAATCACTAAGTGGTGAATATAATTCGATTGCGATTGCTAAACCATTAAGTGAACCTGAAGACCCTGTTTTGGCAGTTTACCAGGCAAATGACCATTCTCCAAAGATTACCTATAGACAAGCTGGTGATAGATACGTACTTGTTGAATATGGTGAGAATATTATGGATCTTAATTATTCTTATCGTGTCCACAAATTGATAGAGATGGTTGAATCTCACAAAACTATAGGTATAATTGAAATGTCACAAGGTGTTAGGTCTGTTTTGATTGAATATGATGGTTTCGAAATCCACCAGAAGGTGCTAGTTAAAACTTTACTATCATATGAAGCAGAAGTTGCATTTACAAACAAATGGAGTGTTCCCTCGAGAGTCATTAGGTTACCAATGGCTTTTGAAGACAGGCAAACTCTAGATGCAGTTAAAAGATACCAAGAAACTATCAGATCGGACGCTCCATGGTTACCAAATAACGTTGATTTTATTGCCAACATTAatggaattgaaagatCAGAGGTTAAAGATATGCTATATTCTGCAAGATTTTTAGTTTTGGGTTTAGGTGATGTCTTCCTAGGTGCTCCTTGTGCGGTGCCACTTGATCCGAGACAAAGGTTCCTTGGTACTAAATACAATCCATCTAGAACTTTCACACCAAATGGTACAGTCGGTATTGGTGGtatgtatatgtgtatCTATACAATGGAATCCCCAGGTGGTTATCAATTGGTTGGTAGAACCATTCCAATTTGGGATAAGCTATCTTTAGGTGAATATACCAAAAAGTACAATAACGGTAAGCCATGGTTGTTGACACCGTTTGATCAAGTATCCTTCTATCCCGTCACCGAGGAAGAATTAGAGGTTATGGTCGAAGATTCTAAACACGGTAGATTCGAAGTGGATATCATTGAATCTGTTTTTGACCATACTAAATATTTATCTTGGATTACTGAGAATTCTGATtctattgaagaattccAGAGGCAACAagatggtgaaaaattACAAGAGTTTAAACGTCTCATTCAGGTTGCGAACGAAGATCTAGCCAAGTCGGGAACCAAGATAGTGGAAACTGAGGAAAAATTCCCTGAGAATGCAGAACTGATCTATTCCGAATATTCAGGTAGGTTTTGGAAATCTTTGGTTAATGTTGGAGACGAGGTGAAGAAAGGCCAAGGGCTGGTAGTCATTGAGGCTATGAAGACCGAAATGGTAGTGAATGCTACCAAAGATGgtaaagttttgaaaatcgTCCATGGTAACGGTGATATGGTTGATGCGGGCGACTTGGTTGTCGTTATCGCTTAA
- a CDS encoding uncharacterized protein (PKUD0B06450) produces the protein MLKRSFIDTLPIQLKSIIFADQQEDHSLPSSSSSSASTSFSSILPASAPSSSATSSDPPSPSVSSVPPSPSIYSFDSSLIKSTPLDEKASTFLIAKLLEQKGIIFTEFNNIQLKLFDVDSTLSHEEFDRLMTKLDDNGRHLLCEKIKLIYGFNSLTSFILRLINILNFSTFFSIFDITSNIKLYGFYSLSYKNPVEILVKQIRNDLFIVKSFKEFTLQEMKREHDFHLPYKEFKRLNLNDGNLVVVKILFKNEQKPIDLSLIRPLLPKIQMLHLSLENESKLKPFNDLIDQFGSNLKYLKFGVNRGTFQKIPNKNNIDILKLVNIDNLDFINGLKDCSSLDVFFDNWELRKNCDIKFQSSFIIDFEIKQKIENLKTLNIFHTYIDSKDLSKLKYFPNLTHSKISYVILDNNGFDMSECLNLQELKIHFTYQKTHDDLVDYNDNFKPDNIQWPTNLKKLSITIHNIKNLIQNFSIRLNILRKISKPLPPSIVDLCIDISYDTGGSGPELYSISRDDILKISSLINQILTNNLENLKLKGISRYNYKIGKPLIFSAINFPTSLKLLSLNDFILDYNFINLPNLKKLYFEHSLFDSDFKLPSSEEILIEKCTFKDLSFIPLDSTKIEFKMCTFRKVPSYNGDISNVIINNCRVMEQPTNNVFQFQQHLQRQRKKDRPQQQQHQQQQQHQQQQQQHQQQQQQQHQQQQQHQQQQQQQQQQQQQQQQQQQQQQRSHNASLSAASAREFDQPFLNGFINEFSNLPNSQPHSPFPMAFGTSNSNSLPFMQNDMINPLNKDLEFQLGNLSLNSTQQHQHANSIPMTSPPLSASESIYSNHHPLANPLDSLYDPQFFFNNLPNIGSTLMNPIPSSLDDAFLMSQSSSLSGSTSSILPQARPSGKFNYPAVPNGAIPFNSQFMDEDDIHQYR, from the coding sequence ATGCTGAAAAGAAGCTTTATTGACActcttccaattcaacTAAAATCCATCATATTTGCAGACCAACAAGAAGATCATTCCCtaccatcttcttcttcttcttcagcttcAACCTCCTTTTCTTCGATTCTGCCAGCTTCGGCACCTTCTTCATCGGCTACTTCCTCGGACCCGCCGTCTCCCTCCGTCTCCTCGGTCCCCCCTTCTCCCTCCATTTACTCATTCGACTCGTCTCTTATCAAGTCCACCCCGCTGGATGAAAAGGCATCGACGTTTCTAATTGCAAAGTTGCTTGAACAGAAGGGGATCATTTTCACTGAATTCAATAACATCCAGTTGAAGCTGTTTGACGTGGATTCCACTCTAAGCCATGAAGAATTCGATAGGCTGATGACAAAATTGGATGACAATGGTAGGCATCTACTATGtgagaaaatcaaattgatttaCGGCTTCAATAGCTTGACATCGTTTATCTTGAGGTTGATTAATATACTCAACTTCTCAACCTTCTTTTCGATATTCGACATTACCTCTAATATAAAACTATACGGATTCTACTCTCTAAGTTACAAAAATCCTGTTGAAATCCTTGTGAAACAGATAAGGAATGATCTGTTTATTGTCAAATCTTTCAAGGAATTCACTCTCCAGGAAATGAAGAGAGAGCATGATTTCCACTTGCCGTATAAGGAATTCAAGAGATTAAATCTAAACGACGGAAATTTGGTTGTTGTGAAAATCTTGTTTAAGAATGAACAAAAACCAATTGATTTATCCTTGATTAGACCATTGCTGCCAAAGATTCAAATGTTGCATTTATCGTTGGAGAATgaatcaaaattgaaaccaTTCAATGACTTGATTGACCAATTTGgttcaaatttgaaataccTCAAGTTTGGAGTTAATAGGGGTACTTTCCAAAAAATACCGAACAAGAATAACATTGACATTCTGAAATTGGTCAATATCGACAACCTGGACTTTATCAATGGGTTGAAGGACTGTTCCTCActtgatgttttctttgataattgggaattgaggaaaaacTGTGACATTAAATTCCAGTCGAGTTTTATCATTGATTTcgaaatcaaacaaaagattgaaaatttgaaaactttgaacaTCTTCCACACCTATATCGACTCGAAAGATTTGAGCAAATTGAAATACTTCCCCAATTTAACCCATTCAAAAATCTCATACGTGATACTTGATAACAACGGTTTTGACATGAGTGAATGTTTGAATTTACAAGAACTGAAGATCCACTTTACGTATCAGAAAACACATGACGATTTGGTTGACTATAATGACAATTTCAAACCAGATAATATCCAATGGCCAACtaacttgaagaagttaTCAATCACAATCCATAACATCAAGAATTtaattcaaaacttttccATTAGgttgaatattttgagaaaaatctCGAAACCTTTACCTCCTTCAATTGTCGATCTATGTATTGACATTAGTTATGACACGGGTGGTTCGGGACCTGAACTTTATTCGATCTCGAGAGATGATATACTtaaaatttcttctttaatcAACCAGATTCTAACCAACAATTTGGAGAATCTGAAACTAAAGGGTATTTCCAGGTATAATTATAAGATCGGTAAgcctttaattttttctgcAATCAATTTCCCAACCTCATTGAAACTGCTTTCCTTGAATGACTTTATACTTGACTATAACTTTATCAATTtaccaaatttgaaaaagctTTATTTTGAGCATTCACTTTTTGATTCAGATTTTAAGCTACCTTCAAGTGAAGAAATCCTAATTGAAAAGTGTACTTTCAAGGACTTGTCATTTATTCCATTGGACTCAACGAAAATCGAATTTAAAATGTGTACATTCAGAAAAGTACCTTCTTACAATGGGGATATTTCCAATgttatcatcaataacTGCCGGGTCATGGAACAACCAACCAATAATGTCTTTCAGTTTCAACAACACCTCCAGAGACAACGCAAGAAAGATAGGCctcagcagcagcagcaccaacaacaacaacagcaccaacaacaacaacaacagcaccaacaacaacaacaacaacagcaccaacaacaacaacagcaccaacaacaacaacaacaacaacaacaacaacaacaacaacaacaacaacaacaacaacaacaacaacgcTCACATAATGCTTCACTTTCTGCTGCCTCCGCTCGTGAGTTTGACCAACCATTCTTAAACGGattcatcaatgaattcTCAAATCTCCCAAACTCTCAACCACATTCTCCCTTCCCGATGGCATTTGGTACTTCGAACTCGAATTCATTGCCATTCATGCAGAACGATATGATCAACCCATTAAACAAAGATTTGGAGTTTCAATTGGGAAATCTATCTTTAAACTCGACTCAGCAGCATCAACACGCAAATTCAATACCAATGACATCCCCTCCATTATCAGCATCCGAATCAATCTACAGTAACCATCATCCACTAGCCAACCCTCTGGATTCTCTCTACGATCCGCAgttctttttcaacaacctACCAAATATTGGCTCCACATTGATGAATCCAATTCCTTCTAGCTTGGATGATGCTTTCCTCATGTCCCAATCCTCAAGTCTTTCTGGATCAACATCCTCGATACTTCCACAGGCACGCCCTTCAGGTAAATTCAACTATCCTGCAGTACCTAATGGTGCCATTCCTTTTAACTCGCAGTTTATGGATGAGGATGATATACATCAATACAGATGA
- a CDS encoding uncharacterized protein (PKUD0B06460; similar to Saccharomyces cerevisiae YDL074C (BRE1); ancestral locus Anc_4.268), which yields MKRPSNVHHASRKLQKLEHTIKDILGTHSQDPLDDISSDGPLSQHDVIYFQKQAIYRLYHVQSLKVKILKEILAKTRGEIHDVVAINDTLTQWWFQILGNLKQLVRVQESVSDDKWLLSFNVEHKEKLDTLRNELVCLLSSISSSNTSGATVDTGYNYDISQLQREKSAVITENDELRREIQVLSSNLEELDSSIQRKHAQSVERIREVKEEPAVKVESLEVKAEAKQPAPSVDVETVAELEKLRGINEELQKQLDVKIDEITKLGDQLLEIERRSSVEYKVDDKNHNNNDSSSTSNANEKLTEHTNESRRLEELTITKRKLETQLFELESKFTENKNKIEQKYKAELSSNSQYISKLESDLIRIRSDRDSFNAKLQILKNEKGKDELIDNFQRLADTLQKRITELEELNNTKLQELSNDEHSKLLLKELKQLEDAFKSTREICISKLMKGSEFDSIINKLTIEKTKADEKYFQAMRLKDSLQSQNKVLTANVNKQQELIEMLKNNEAELNKKLSIEKELFSKLLKIEEMYNSQLVKLQSTLASSQSTIKKNMENENLLRSQISKLQAQLQNSEKSLQSATAQLSGEIKKSLHYKSQIESYKAGVVPEADNEIQEGLLSMTKCSLCNKNFKSVALKTCGHCFCKDCVEDRLAARMRKCPSCNSQFSRYDVLNIHL from the coding sequence ATGAAACGTCCCTCAAACGTCCACCATGCATCACgcaaacttcaaaaactaGAACACACAATCAAAGATATACTAGGAACACACTCACAGGACCCTCTGGATGACATTTCCAGTGACGGGCCTCTATCGCAGCATGATGTCATATATTTCCAGAAACAGGCCATTTATAGACTTTACCATGTACAGTCACTAAAGGTGAAGATTCTTAAGGAAATCTTGGCCAAGACTAGGGGGGAGATCCATGACGTTGTTGCCATTAATGATACCCTCACACAGTGGTGGTTTCAGATCCTGGGGAACTTGAAACAGCTTGTCCGAGTGCAAGAATCTGTGTCCGATGATAAATGGTTACTCTCATTCAATGTCGAACACAAGGAGAAACTCGACACTTTAAGGAACGAGCTCGTTTGCCTTTTGTCGTCGATCTCTTCGTCAAACACTTCTGGTGCCACTGTGGATACTGGCTATAATTACGACATCTCACAGTTACAGAGGGAGAAGAGCGCCGTTATTACTGAAAATGACGAGTTGCGTAGAGAGATACAGGTGTTGAGCAGCAACTTGGAAGAATTGGACAGCTCTATCCAAAGGAAACATGCGCAGAGTGTCGAGCGTATCCGAGAGGTGAAGGAGGAGCCTGCTGTGAAAGTTGAGAGCCTGGAGGTGAAGGCCGAGGCCAAGCAGCCGGCCCCTAGTGTTGATGTGGAGACGGTAGCTGAATTGGAGAAACTTCGGGGGATCAACGAAGAACTACAGAAACAGCTGGATGTTaagattgatgaaattaccAAGCTTGGAGATCAGCTTCTGGAGATTGAAAGGAGGAGCAGCGTTGAATACAAGGTCGATGACAAGAATCATAATAACAACGATAGTAGTAGTACATCCAATGCGAACGAGAAACTTACAGAACACACCAATGAATCTCGTAGATTGGAGGAGCTGACAATTACTAAGAGGAAACTCGAGACGCAATTGTTTGAACTTGAGTCCAAATTCACCgagaataaaaataaaattgaacaaaagtACAAGGCAGAACTAAGTTCAAATAGTCAATATATATCGAAATTGGAGAGTGACTTGATTAGAATAAGGAGTGATCGTGATTCTTTTAATGCCAAACTACAGATACTGAAGAATGAAAAGGGTAAGGACGAACTTATTGATAACTTTCAAAGACTAGCCGATACCTTACAGAAACGTATCACCGAACTGGAGGAACTCAATAATACAAAACTCCAAGAATTGAGCAATGATGAACATTCAAAACTTCTATTGAAGGAATTGAAACAATTAGAGGATGCCTTCAAGTCGACCAGAGAGATATGCATATCTAAATTGATGAAGGGTTCCGAATTTGATTCAATCATCAACAAGTTAACgattgaaaaaactaaagCAGATGAAAAGTATTTCCAAGCAATGAGACTGAAAGATTCGCTTCAATCGCAAAACAAGGTTCTTACTGCAAATGTCAATAAACAACAGGAATTGATTGAGATGTTAAAGAACAACGAAGCAgagttgaacaaaaaattatCCATCGAAAAGGAGCTTTTCAGTAAACTCCtgaaaattgaggaaatgTACAATTCACAACTTGTCAAACTGCAGTCGACTCTAGCTAGCTCTCAAAGtacaatcaaaaagaatatGGAGAACGAGAACTTGTTACGTTCGCAAATTAGTAAATTACAAGCACAATTACAAAACTCGGAGAAATCACTACAGTCAGCAACCGCCCAGTTGTCCGGAGAGATAAAGAAGTCTTTACATTACAAATCCCAGATTGAATCTTACAAAGCAGGTGTTGTTCCAGAAGCAGATAACGAGATCCAAGAAGGTTTGTTATCAATGACAAAGTGTAGTCTATGTAACAAGAATTTCAAGTCTGTTGCACTCAAGACTTGCGGGCATTGTTTTTGCAAGGATTGTGTGGAGGACCGGTTGGCAGCTCGGATGAGGAAATGCCCAAGTTGCAACTCACAGTTTTCAAGGTATGATGTATTGAACATTCACTTATGA
- a CDS encoding uncharacterized protein (PKUD0B06470; similar to Saccharomyces cerevisiae YKL192C (ACP1); ancestral locus Anc_4.297), whose protein sequence is MFRSVFRSVVISRPVRVVPFSLRAYSQLTPESILARSTSVLKTFELKTPEAPITMDTQFGKDLGMDSLDYNDALVALEEEFDVVFDDKVANEIKTVGEAVEYIQKNSMPEEDILDKEIR, encoded by the coding sequence ATGTTCAGATCCGTCTTTAGAAGTGTTGTTATTTCCAGACCAGTCAGAGTTGtcccattttctttaagAGCATACTCTCAACTCACCCCAGAGTCCATTCTAGCTAGATCGACCAGTGTCCTCAAGACGTTTGAACTAAAGACCCCTGAGGCGCCAATCACCATGGACACCCAGTTTGGTAAGGACCTCGGTATGGACTCGCTCGACTACAACGATGCACTAGTTGCTCTCGAGGAAGAATTTGACGTTGTCTTTGATGACAAGGTTGCCAACGAAATCAAGACTGTTGGAGAGGCTGTTGAGTACATCCAGAAGAACAGCATGCCAGAGGAAGACATCCTTGATAAGGAAATCCGTTGA